The following proteins come from a genomic window of Pirellula staleyi DSM 6068:
- the glpK gene encoding glycerol kinase GlpK, which yields MPYVLALDEGTTSARAILFDVEGKIVAVAQHEITQSYPQSGWVEHDPLEIWSAQIGTVSEVIARAQIRPSDVAAIGITNQRETTVVWNRQTGQPIYPAIVWQDRRTAPLCETLRQRGLADIVREKTGLVIDSYFSGTKIAWILDHVPGARAAAERGELAFGTIDTWLLWKLTDGKLHVTDVTNASRTMLYDITRGCWDDQLLAELQIPRSMLPEVKPSSLVYGEVAPHLPLAGVPIGGVAGDQQAALFGQMCVRPGMAKNTYGTGCFLLRSTGTAALMSQHKMLTTLAAQTGESLEYALEGSVFIGGAIVQWLRDGLKLIRSSSEVESLAQTERDNGGLYLVPALAGLGAPHWDPHARGLMIGISRGTSAGHIARAALESIAFQVADLLDAMNADAREPIAELRVDGGGSANNLLLQFQADILGVRVVRPAVIETTALGAAYLAGLATGFWTSREDIAAQWQVDRAFEPLMSRVHAWEKRQRWADAVERSKRWEEPR from the coding sequence ATGCCTTACGTACTTGCTCTCGATGAAGGAACCACCAGCGCTCGCGCCATTTTGTTCGACGTCGAGGGGAAGATCGTTGCCGTCGCGCAGCACGAGATCACGCAGTCGTATCCCCAGAGTGGTTGGGTCGAGCACGATCCGCTCGAGATTTGGTCGGCGCAAATCGGCACCGTCTCGGAAGTGATAGCCCGCGCGCAAATTCGTCCCTCCGATGTCGCCGCGATCGGCATCACCAATCAGCGCGAGACCACCGTGGTGTGGAATCGCCAAACGGGTCAGCCGATCTATCCGGCCATTGTGTGGCAAGATCGTCGCACCGCGCCTCTTTGCGAAACGCTGCGGCAGCGCGGGCTCGCCGATATCGTGCGCGAGAAAACAGGGCTCGTGATCGATTCGTATTTCTCGGGAACCAAAATCGCCTGGATACTCGACCATGTTCCCGGCGCACGCGCTGCTGCCGAGCGCGGCGAGCTCGCCTTCGGCACCATCGATACTTGGCTCCTCTGGAAACTGACCGACGGCAAGCTACACGTCACCGATGTCACGAACGCGTCGCGCACGATGCTGTACGACATCACGCGCGGCTGCTGGGACGATCAGCTTCTGGCCGAGCTCCAGATTCCCCGCAGCATGCTGCCAGAAGTCAAACCGTCGAGCCTCGTCTATGGCGAAGTTGCTCCTCACTTGCCACTGGCCGGAGTTCCGATTGGCGGTGTTGCCGGCGATCAGCAAGCGGCGCTCTTCGGACAGATGTGCGTTCGGCCAGGAATGGCGAAAAACACCTACGGAACCGGCTGTTTCTTGCTCCGTAGCACCGGCACAGCGGCCCTGATGTCGCAGCACAAAATGCTCACCACGCTCGCCGCGCAAACCGGCGAGTCGCTCGAATATGCGCTCGAGGGGAGCGTGTTCATCGGCGGCGCGATTGTGCAGTGGCTGCGCGATGGGCTGAAGCTGATTCGCAGCTCGAGCGAAGTCGAATCGCTCGCGCAAACCGAGCGAGATAATGGCGGGCTCTATCTCGTCCCGGCGCTCGCTGGACTCGGCGCGCCCCACTGGGATCCTCACGCGCGGGGGCTGATGATCGGCATCTCGCGCGGGACTTCGGCCGGACATATCGCCCGCGCGGCGCTCGAATCGATCGCCTTCCAGGTTGCCGATCTGCTCGATGCGATGAACGCTGATGCCAGAGAGCCGATCGCCGAACTGCGGGTCGATGGAGGTGGCTCGGCCAACAACTTACTGCTGCAATTTCAGGCCGATATTCTCGGCGTCCGTGTCGTTCGTCCTGCGGTGATCGAGACCACGGCGCTCGGCGCTGCGTATCTCGCGGGACTAGCCACCGGCTTCTGGACCTCGCGCGAAGATATCGCTGCCCAGTGGCAAGTCGATCGCGCCTTCGAGCCGCTCATGTCGCGCGTGCATGCCTGGGAAAAACGCCAGCGCTGGGCCGACGCCGTCGAGCGCTCGAAACGTTGGGAAGAACCTCGATGA
- a CDS encoding fumarylacetoacetate hydrolase family protein, which produces MKIVRFVNSAGEISYGEERGDEVYVIDGDPLTGCRVTNEVAEVEKILAPIVPKAIMCIGLNYRKHAEEGKAPIPKFPVLFMKTPSAVQNPGDPIELPRTLESTRVDFECELAVVIGKRCKNVNKAHALDYVLGYTCGNDVSARDWQKDFGGSQWCRGKTFDTFAPLGPCLVLKDAIPDPNALRISTKLNGEVMQDWNTSDMIFDVPTLIEFLSGSTTLEPGTVILTGTPHGVGMARTPPVFLKHGDVLTIEIEKIGILENPVIDEPTPGKHA; this is translated from the coding sequence ATGAAGATCGTTCGCTTCGTGAATTCGGCAGGAGAAATCAGCTACGGCGAAGAGCGCGGCGATGAAGTGTACGTGATCGACGGCGATCCGCTGACCGGCTGTCGCGTCACCAATGAAGTGGCAGAGGTCGAAAAAATCCTCGCCCCGATTGTTCCCAAAGCGATCATGTGCATCGGTCTGAACTACCGCAAGCATGCCGAAGAGGGGAAAGCGCCGATCCCAAAATTCCCGGTCCTGTTCATGAAAACTCCGTCGGCTGTCCAAAACCCGGGGGACCCGATCGAGCTCCCCCGCACCCTCGAAAGCACCCGCGTCGACTTCGAATGCGAACTCGCCGTGGTGATCGGCAAACGGTGCAAGAACGTCAATAAAGCCCACGCCCTCGACTACGTTCTCGGCTACACCTGCGGCAACGACGTGAGTGCTCGCGACTGGCAAAAAGATTTCGGCGGCTCGCAGTGGTGCCGCGGCAAAACGTTCGACACCTTCGCGCCCCTCGGCCCCTGCCTCGTCTTGAAAGATGCGATTCCCGATCCCAACGCGCTCCGCATCTCGACCAAACTCAACGGCGAAGTGATGCAGGACTGGAACACCAGCGACATGATCTTCGACGTCCCGACGCTGATCGAATTCCTCTCGGGAAGCACCACGCTCGAGCCTGGCACCGTCATCCTCACCGGCACCCCTCACGGGGTCGGCATGGCCCGCACCCCTCCGGTGTTCCTCAAGCATGGCGACGTGCTGACGATCGAAATCGAGAAAATCGGCATCCTCGAAAACCCCGTCATCGACGAACCAACCCCCGGCAAGCATGCGTGA
- a CDS encoding CoA-binding protein, translating into MATVAILGASSDPTKYGNKSVRAHLKKGYTVYPVNPKGGEIEGLTVYKSLAEIPGGTLDRISVYLPPKVGLAMVPEIAIRGCKELWLNPGSESDELVTAAQLVGLNVIQACSIVAIGEVP; encoded by the coding sequence GTGGCAACGGTTGCGATTTTGGGAGCGAGCAGCGATCCGACCAAGTATGGCAATAAGTCGGTCCGTGCGCATTTGAAAAAAGGGTATACCGTTTACCCGGTCAATCCCAAGGGGGGCGAGATCGAAGGACTGACGGTCTACAAATCGCTCGCCGAAATTCCAGGCGGAACTCTCGATCGCATCTCGGTCTACCTGCCGCCGAAAGTCGGACTCGCGATGGTTCCCGAGATCGCCATTCGAGGCTGTAAAGAACTCTGGCTCAACCCGGGAAGCGAAAGCGACGAACTCGTGACCGCAGCCCAGCTCGTGGGGCTCAACGTCATTCAGGCTTGCAGCATCGTCGCCATCGGCGAAGTGCCATAA
- a CDS encoding PA0069 family radical SAM protein produces MDRGAKISGRGTSSAPKNRFEKLASEIDLEHFDPLDEDLQPRKVATELLPDQAKTLIRENDSPDISFRYSINVYRGCEHGCAYCYARPSHETLGMNAGIDFETKLLVKYDAPKLLREELNHRAWRGAEIVMSGVTDCYQPIERQLKLTRSLLEIMVEANQPTGIITKNALVARDLDLLAQLATKNLVHVGISITSLDQQLTRLLEPRTSSPAARLRAIELLSAAGVPVHAMISPIIPGLNDNEIPELLAAVKRAGARRAGTILVRLPWAVAPIFEAWLREHRPTMADKILERIRSSRDGKLNDPRFGSRMHGSGEYAENIRRTFDLFAKKLGLSDSLPPLDSSQFHPPKLPGTQQLLF; encoded by the coding sequence ATGGATCGTGGCGCAAAAATCTCGGGACGCGGAACGAGCAGTGCGCCGAAGAACCGTTTCGAAAAACTCGCGAGCGAAATCGATCTCGAGCATTTCGATCCCCTCGACGAAGATCTGCAGCCGCGCAAAGTGGCGACCGAGCTGTTGCCCGATCAAGCGAAAACACTGATTCGCGAAAACGACAGCCCCGATATTTCGTTTCGCTATTCGATCAACGTCTATCGCGGCTGCGAGCACGGCTGTGCGTATTGCTATGCTCGGCCGTCGCACGAAACGCTGGGGATGAATGCGGGGATTGATTTCGAGACGAAGCTTTTGGTGAAGTACGACGCGCCGAAGCTGCTGCGCGAAGAGCTGAATCATCGCGCCTGGCGAGGTGCAGAGATTGTGATGTCGGGGGTGACCGACTGCTATCAGCCGATCGAGCGTCAACTGAAACTGACGCGCTCGCTGCTAGAGATCATGGTCGAAGCCAATCAGCCAACCGGCATCATCACCAAGAATGCGCTCGTCGCGCGCGATCTCGATCTGCTCGCGCAGCTGGCGACGAAGAACCTGGTGCACGTGGGCATCAGCATCACGTCGCTCGATCAGCAGCTGACGCGGTTGCTCGAACCACGCACGAGTTCCCCCGCTGCTCGGCTCCGCGCTATCGAGCTGCTGAGCGCCGCTGGTGTGCCGGTGCACGCCATGATTTCGCCGATCATTCCGGGGCTCAACGACAACGAAATCCCCGAGCTGCTCGCTGCGGTGAAGCGCGCGGGAGCACGTCGCGCAGGAACCATTTTGGTGCGGCTCCCTTGGGCCGTCGCGCCGATTTTCGAAGCCTGGCTGCGCGAACATCGCCCCACAATGGCCGATAAGATTCTCGAGCGGATTCGCTCATCGCGTGATGGCAAACTCAACGACCCACGGTTTGGCAGCCGCATGCACGGGAGTGGCGAGTATGCCGAAAACATCCGCCGCACCTTCGACCTGTTCGCCAAAAAACTGGGGCTCAGCGACTCACTTCCACCCCTCGACAGCTCGCAGTTCCATCCCCCCAAACTCCCCGGCACCCAGCAGCTGCTCTTTTAG
- a CDS encoding redoxin domain-containing protein, producing MRAALIGGWMVAWGILILAPYALADEKREEQKSAPPAITFSLIDLEGAIHALQQNDSRRVRAFVFLSTECPVSNGYLQTLNALHARNAKSAKSAELFGVVSDPTVTRSQAAQHFAEYKTEFPILFDASGLLAHVLKPSHVPEAFVLDQRGTLVYRGAIDNAWEAIARRRPQAEKEFLADAITAACQDKPIEIATTKPVGCLFETPPSGDEKATVTYSRDIAPIIQTRCLNCHREGQVAPFALANYEQTAKRAKQIARVTHDRIMPPWIPSPGHDKFVAERWLTDRELELFKVWSETGRAKGEEADLPPTPKFAEGWQLGQPDLIVKMTEPFTIPADGPDLLQNFVVPITIPEDKLVAAVEFHPGNKRVAHHAVLFLDDSKTARKLDQATPEPGYANFGGPGFLPSGALGGWSVGNTPRPLPNGMGRYLKQGSDLIVQMHYHPTGKTETDQSEMGLYFVNKPVAESLKEPAKLVGSIWMANYEMDIAAGEKNYRRTTSYTLPQEVIMVGVVPHMHLLGKSMKVTAILPDKSVKTLIDIQNWNYHWQDEYYYERPFKLPAGTRLDVAAVFDNSADNPSNPSSPPKRVTWGEGTTDEMLFCFFLLSAEKTEDLIHVIFDNLKHDTQQPRKMVEP from the coding sequence ATGCGAGCAGCGTTGATCGGCGGCTGGATGGTTGCATGGGGAATCTTGATCTTGGCTCCTTACGCCCTGGCCGATGAAAAGAGGGAGGAGCAAAAATCCGCTCCACCCGCCATAACGTTTTCGCTGATCGATCTGGAGGGGGCGATTCATGCGCTTCAGCAGAACGATAGCAGACGGGTTCGGGCGTTCGTTTTCCTCTCCACCGAATGCCCTGTCTCCAACGGGTACCTCCAGACGCTCAACGCGCTGCATGCCAGGAATGCCAAATCTGCCAAGTCGGCTGAACTCTTCGGGGTTGTCTCCGATCCAACGGTCACGCGCAGCCAAGCCGCGCAGCACTTTGCGGAATACAAGACGGAGTTCCCGATCCTGTTCGATGCATCGGGGCTCCTTGCGCACGTACTGAAACCGTCGCATGTCCCCGAGGCCTTCGTGCTCGATCAGCGGGGAACTCTTGTTTATCGAGGAGCGATCGACAATGCGTGGGAAGCGATCGCGCGGCGACGCCCCCAAGCCGAGAAAGAGTTTTTGGCCGACGCCATCACAGCCGCCTGCCAAGATAAGCCGATTGAAATCGCAACGACTAAACCGGTTGGCTGCCTGTTCGAGACACCCCCTTCGGGCGACGAAAAAGCGACCGTCACCTACAGCCGCGACATCGCGCCGATCATTCAAACCCGCTGCCTGAACTGTCATCGCGAAGGACAGGTCGCCCCCTTCGCACTCGCCAACTACGAGCAAACCGCCAAGCGCGCCAAGCAGATTGCTCGAGTCACGCACGACCGAATCATGCCCCCTTGGATCCCCTCGCCAGGTCACGACAAATTCGTGGCCGAGCGATGGCTGACCGATCGAGAACTCGAGCTCTTCAAAGTCTGGTCCGAAACGGGTCGCGCCAAGGGAGAGGAGGCTGATTTGCCTCCGACACCGAAGTTCGCCGAAGGCTGGCAACTCGGTCAGCCAGACCTGATTGTGAAGATGACGGAGCCGTTCACCATTCCCGCCGACGGCCCCGACTTGCTTCAGAATTTCGTCGTTCCGATCACCATTCCCGAGGATAAGCTGGTTGCTGCCGTCGAGTTCCATCCCGGCAACAAACGGGTCGCCCATCACGCGGTGCTGTTCCTCGACGATAGCAAAACGGCTCGCAAACTCGATCAGGCAACCCCTGAGCCCGGCTATGCCAATTTCGGTGGGCCAGGATTTCTCCCCTCCGGTGCGCTTGGCGGCTGGTCAGTCGGCAATACACCCCGACCACTCCCCAACGGCATGGGACGCTATCTCAAACAAGGCTCCGACCTGATCGTGCAGATGCACTATCACCCGACCGGCAAAACGGAAACCGATCAGTCGGAGATGGGGCTCTATTTCGTGAATAAGCCGGTCGCTGAGTCGCTGAAAGAACCAGCCAAACTTGTTGGAAGCATCTGGATGGCGAACTACGAAATGGATATCGCGGCCGGTGAAAAAAACTATCGCCGCACCACGTCGTACACGCTCCCCCAAGAGGTGATCATGGTCGGCGTCGTCCCCCATATGCACCTCCTCGGTAAATCGATGAAGGTCACCGCGATACTACCGGACAAAAGCGTGAAGACGCTCATCGACATTCAGAACTGGAACTACCACTGGCAGGACGAATATTACTACGAGCGCCCCTTCAAACTCCCCGCCGGAACCCGGCTCGATGTGGCAGCTGTGTTCGACAATTCCGCCGACAATCCCTCCAATCCAAGTTCGCCGCCGAAACGTGTAACCTGGGGCGAGGGTACCACCGACGAGATGCTCTTCTGCTTCTTCCTGCTGTCCGCTGAAAAG